A single window of Sporosarcina sp. FSL W7-1349 DNA harbors:
- a CDS encoding cytidine deaminase, whose amino-acid sequence MDIGKLVEESKKAREKAYVPYSKFPVGAALLTEDGTVYHGCNIENSAFSMTNCAERTALFKAVSEGIYAFKALAVIGDTEGPITPCGACRQVIAEFCSGSMPVYLANLQGNIKEKTVAELLPGAFSKEDLSYAARDSEV is encoded by the coding sequence ATGGATATCGGAAAATTGGTAGAAGAATCGAAAAAAGCGCGGGAAAAGGCATATGTTCCCTATTCGAAATTTCCTGTAGGGGCAGCACTATTGACAGAGGACGGAACGGTTTACCACGGTTGCAACATCGAGAATTCAGCCTTCAGCATGACAAATTGCGCCGAGCGGACTGCTTTGTTCAAAGCGGTGTCGGAAGGAATCTACGCTTTCAAGGCGCTTGCCGTAATCGGCGATACGGAAGGACCAATTACGCCATGCGGAGCATGCCGGCAAGTGATTGCCGAGTTTTGTAGCGGCTCCATGCCGGTCTATTTGGCAAACCTGCAAGGGAACATCAAGGAAAAGACCGTAGCGGAGCTATTGCCCGGTGCTTTTTCCAAGGAGGATTTATCATATGCAGCAAGAGATTCAGAAGTTTAA
- a CDS encoding pyruvate, water dikinase regulatory protein, which translates to MRKLTLFIISDSVGETADLVAKAAASQFSQGLEAVSMKRFSHVEDETQLAEIVYLAREQKAIIIYTLVKSRMRKMLKKECETSGICCIDLLGPVVDRIGEELGEQPLEEPGLVRQLDEDYFKKIEAIEFAVKYDDGRDPRGILQADIVLVGVSRTSKTPLSQYLAHKRFKVANVPLVPEVEPPAELFKISPEKCFGLVTTPEKLNSIRRERLIALGLKDDANYARLERIEQEIRYFRDVVAKLGCKVIDVTNRAVEETANVILSEIAKQG; encoded by the coding sequence ATGAGAAAGCTAACATTATTTATCATTTCCGATTCGGTCGGGGAAACTGCCGATCTAGTGGCGAAGGCGGCAGCGAGCCAGTTCAGCCAAGGGTTGGAAGCAGTTTCCATGAAGCGCTTCTCCCACGTGGAGGATGAAACACAGCTGGCAGAAATCGTTTATTTGGCAAGAGAGCAGAAAGCGATCATTATCTATACATTAGTGAAAAGCAGGATGCGTAAAATGTTGAAAAAAGAGTGTGAAACATCCGGGATCTGTTGCATCGACTTGCTCGGCCCCGTCGTCGATCGCATCGGCGAGGAGCTTGGTGAGCAGCCATTGGAAGAGCCGGGCCTTGTCCGTCAATTGGATGAAGACTATTTCAAGAAGATTGAAGCAATTGAGTTCGCAGTGAAATATGATGACGGTCGGGATCCTCGGGGAATTCTGCAGGCGGACATTGTACTGGTCGGAGTTTCCAGGACTTCCAAGACGCCTCTTTCGCAGTATTTGGCGCATAAACGGTTCAAAGTAGCGAATGTCCCGCTGGTGCCTGAAGTGGAGCCTCCCGCAGAGCTATTCAAAATTAGTCCCGAAAAATGTTTCGGACTCGTGACGACACCCGAAAAATTGAATTCCATCCGTAGGGAGAGGTTGATTGCCCTCGGATTGAAAGATGATGCAAACTATGCGCGGCTGGAACGGATAGAACAAGAGATCCGGTATTTCCGGGATGTTGTTGCGAAGCTCGGCTGTAAAGTCATCGATGTGACGAACCGGGCTGTGGAAGAAACGGCCAACGTCATTTTAAGTGAAATTGCCAAGCAAGGATAA
- a CDS encoding helix-turn-helix transcriptional regulator: MELNKRQTEILEIVKMDGPITGEQIAERLNLVRATIRPDLAILTMAGYLDARPRVGYFYSGKKTVQSVADSMIGMKVGDFQSIPVVVADTVSVYDAICQMFLEDVGTLFVIDKSSNLSGVLSRKDLLRTSLGNNELEKIPVHVIMTRMPNITYCKKQDTLLYAAQKMIDQQIDSLPVVIEKEEGLEVVGRITKTNITAAFLSLAEDHEL; encoded by the coding sequence ATGGAACTGAATAAACGCCAGACGGAAATCCTGGAGATCGTCAAGATGGATGGTCCGATCACCGGCGAGCAAATTGCGGAACGATTGAACTTGGTGAGAGCCACCATCCGTCCTGATTTGGCAATTTTGACGATGGCGGGTTATTTGGACGCAAGGCCCCGGGTCGGCTATTTCTATTCCGGAAAGAAAACTGTCCAATCGGTAGCGGATAGCATGATCGGCATGAAGGTCGGCGACTTCCAATCGATTCCCGTTGTCGTTGCAGATACAGTCTCCGTCTATGATGCCATATGCCAAATGTTCCTAGAGGACGTCGGAACCTTATTCGTAATTGATAAATCATCCAATCTGTCGGGGGTCCTCTCCAGAAAGGATTTATTGCGTACTAGCTTAGGCAATAACGAACTCGAAAAAATTCCCGTCCATGTCATCATGACGAGGATGCCTAATATTACATACTGTAAAAAGCAAGATACGCTCCTATATGCTGCACAAAAGATGATAGATCAGCAGATTGATTCCCTTCCGGTAGTGATAGAGAAAGAGGAGGGACTCGAAGTCGTCGGCAGGATCACGAAAACAAACATTACTGCAGCCTTCCTATCTCTTGCGGAGGACCACGAATTATGA
- the rpoD gene encoding RNA polymerase sigma factor RpoD encodes MNNKEQSGEMETEMTIEEVKAQLLENGKKSGELTLDEVTEKLSAFEMEPEQFEEFLDQIEAQGIELDGKEDEDAVEGDGKAGAEDTQFDLNDLSVPPGVKINDPVRMYLKEIGRVNLLTGAEEVELAIRIKEGDEEAKKRLAEANLRLVVSIAKRYVGRGMLFLDLIQEGNMGLIKAVEKFDHTKGFKFSTYATWWIRQAITRAIADQARTIRIPVHMVETINKLIRVQRQLLQDLGREPTPEEIGEEMDLTAEKVREILKIAQEPVSLETPIGEEDDSHLGDFIEDSEAQSPSDHAAYELLKEQLEDVLDTLTDREENVLRLRFGLDDGRTRTLEEVGKVFGVTRERIRQIEAKALRKLRHPSRSKRLKDFLE; translated from the coding sequence ATGAACAATAAAGAACAATCCGGCGAAATGGAAACTGAAATGACAATCGAAGAAGTGAAAGCCCAGTTGTTGGAAAACGGAAAGAAATCCGGAGAGCTGACACTTGACGAGGTGACTGAAAAATTATCCGCCTTCGAAATGGAACCGGAACAGTTCGAGGAATTCCTGGATCAAATCGAGGCGCAAGGGATCGAATTGGATGGCAAAGAAGACGAGGATGCCGTCGAAGGGGACGGGAAAGCCGGTGCCGAAGACACACAATTCGACTTGAATGATCTAAGTGTTCCGCCGGGAGTTAAAATTAACGATCCCGTCCGTATGTACTTGAAAGAAATCGGCCGTGTCAACCTTTTGACTGGAGCAGAAGAAGTGGAATTGGCCATCCGGATCAAGGAAGGGGACGAAGAGGCGAAAAAACGTCTCGCTGAAGCGAATCTACGTCTCGTCGTCAGTATCGCGAAACGGTATGTCGGGCGTGGGATGCTTTTCCTGGACTTGATTCAGGAAGGGAATATGGGCCTCATCAAAGCGGTGGAGAAATTCGACCATACGAAAGGTTTTAAATTCAGTACGTATGCGACATGGTGGATCCGCCAGGCTATCACACGGGCGATCGCAGATCAGGCGCGGACGATTCGTATTCCGGTCCATATGGTGGAGACGATCAATAAATTGATTCGTGTTCAACGGCAATTACTGCAAGACCTAGGGCGCGAACCGACACCGGAGGAAATCGGAGAGGAAATGGATCTTACAGCTGAAAAAGTACGTGAGATTCTGAAGATTGCTCAAGAACCGGTTTCCCTTGAAACGCCAATCGGGGAGGAAGATGATTCCCATCTTGGCGATTTCATCGAAGACTCCGAAGCGCAATCACCTTCCGACCATGCTGCGTATGAGTTGCTGAAAGAGCAATTGGAAGATGTCCTCGATACACTGACTGACCGGGAGGAGAATGTATTGCGCCTCCGCTTCGGCCTCGATGATGGCAGAACCCGGACGCTCGAGGAAGTGGGCAAGGTGTTCGGCGTCACGCGCGAGCGGATTCGCCAAATCGAAGCGAAAGCACTGCGCAAGCTTAGACATCCTTCCCGGAGCAAACGCTTGAAAGATTTCCTGGAATGA
- a CDS encoding glycine--tRNA ligase — MMSMEQVVNLAKQRGFVFPGSEIYGGLANTWDYGPLGIELKNNIKRAWWKKFIQESPYNVGLDAAILMNSKVWEASGHVGNFNDPMIDCKKCKTRHRADKLIENALDAKGLEVVVDGLPFEKMEELIKEHDVVCPSCGAMDYTEIRQFNLMFKTSQGVTDSSANQIFLRPETAQGIFVNFKNVQRSMRKKLPFGIAQIGKSFRNEITPGNFTFRTREFEQMELEFFCKPGEDMQWYEYWRDYSKQFLLNLGMREDNMRLREHNEDELSHYSKGTVDIEYKFPFGWGELWGIANRTDFDLNRHMEYSGEDFNYQDPVTNEKFVPYCIEPSLGADRVTLAFLCDAYDEEELEGDDKRTVLRFHPALAPVKAAVLPLSKKLAESAESVYAELSKHFTVQYDDSQSIGRRYRRQDEIGTPFCITYDFDSEEDRQVTVRHRDSMEQVRMPIEEVQAYIEKHLQF; from the coding sequence ATGATGTCAATGGAACAAGTAGTCAATCTAGCGAAGCAAAGGGGATTTGTCTTCCCAGGATCGGAAATCTACGGCGGACTGGCCAATACATGGGATTATGGTCCGCTCGGCATTGAATTGAAAAATAATATCAAACGGGCTTGGTGGAAAAAGTTCATCCAGGAATCCCCGTACAATGTCGGGCTTGATGCGGCTATCCTTATGAATTCCAAAGTTTGGGAAGCATCCGGCCACGTCGGCAATTTCAATGACCCGATGATCGATTGCAAAAAATGTAAAACACGCCACCGTGCAGATAAGTTGATCGAGAATGCCTTGGATGCAAAAGGGTTGGAAGTCGTTGTCGACGGCCTGCCGTTTGAAAAGATGGAAGAATTGATCAAGGAACATGACGTAGTCTGCCCAAGCTGCGGTGCAATGGATTACACGGAAATTCGCCAGTTCAATCTGATGTTCAAAACTTCGCAAGGGGTGACAGATTCTTCCGCGAACCAAATCTTCCTTCGCCCAGAAACGGCACAAGGGATCTTCGTCAATTTTAAAAATGTCCAACGGTCGATGAGAAAGAAATTGCCGTTCGGGATTGCACAGATTGGAAAAAGCTTCCGAAATGAAATCACGCCAGGTAACTTCACATTCCGTACACGTGAATTTGAACAAATGGAATTGGAATTCTTCTGCAAGCCGGGCGAAGATATGCAATGGTACGAATACTGGCGCGACTATTCCAAACAGTTCTTGTTGAACCTTGGCATGCGCGAAGATAATATGCGCCTGCGTGAGCATAACGAAGATGAGCTCTCCCACTATTCAAAAGGAACTGTCGATATCGAATACAAATTCCCATTCGGCTGGGGTGAACTATGGGGCATCGCCAATCGGACGGATTTCGACTTGAACCGCCATATGGAATACTCGGGCGAAGATTTCAACTATCAAGATCCGGTCACGAACGAAAAATTTGTCCCGTATTGTATTGAACCATCCCTTGGTGCGGACCGCGTTACGTTGGCATTCCTTTGCGATGCGTATGACGAGGAAGAACTGGAAGGCGACGATAAGCGTACTGTGCTCCGTTTCCACCCTGCCCTGGCACCGGTCAAAGCGGCAGTCCTGCCTTTGTCCAAGAAGCTTGCAGAGAGCGCTGAGTCAGTATATGCTGAACTATCCAAGCACTTCACTGTCCAGTACGACGATTCCCAATCGATCGGTAGAAGATATCGCCGTCAAGATGAAATCGGGACGCCTTTCTGCATCACGTATGACTTTGATTCGGAAGAGGATCGCCAAGTGACCGTCCGTCACCGCGACTCGATGGAACAAGTCCGGATGCCGATTGAAGAAGTACAGGCTTACATCGAAAAACATCTACAGTTTTAA
- the era gene encoding GTPase Era yields the protein MQQEIQKFKSGFISIIGRPNVGKSTFLNRVVGQKIAIMSDKPQTTRNKVQGVVTSDHSQLVFIDTPGIHKPKHKLGDFMMKTARNTLKEVDVILFMVNADEPIGRGDRFIIELLEKTETPVFLVINKIDLVHPDELLTIITSYTEEYDFAEIVPISAMNGNNVERLLETLTSYMPEGPKYYPDDQVTDHPERFIISELIREKVLHLTREEIPHSIAVVIEKIEREKEREIVNINATIVVDRDSQKGIVIGKRGALLKEIGTKARHDIEMLLGSKVFLELWVKVQKDWRNKPGQLREFGFKEDEY from the coding sequence ATGCAGCAAGAGATTCAGAAGTTTAAATCGGGATTCATTTCCATCATTGGCCGTCCAAACGTCGGGAAATCGACATTCTTGAACCGCGTCGTAGGACAGAAGATCGCCATCATGAGCGACAAGCCCCAAACAACGCGGAATAAAGTGCAAGGGGTCGTGACATCGGATCATTCCCAGCTCGTTTTCATCGACACGCCGGGCATCCATAAACCGAAGCATAAGCTCGGTGACTTTATGATGAAGACGGCCCGCAACACACTGAAAGAAGTCGATGTCATCCTGTTCATGGTGAATGCGGATGAGCCGATCGGACGGGGGGACCGCTTCATTATTGAATTGTTGGAGAAGACGGAGACACCGGTCTTTCTCGTCATCAATAAAATCGACCTTGTCCATCCAGATGAGCTGTTGACGATCATCACTTCCTATACCGAAGAATACGACTTTGCGGAAATTGTCCCGATTTCCGCTATGAATGGCAACAACGTGGAACGGCTCCTCGAGACATTGACTTCCTATATGCCGGAAGGGCCTAAATATTACCCGGACGATCAAGTGACCGACCACCCGGAACGCTTCATCATTTCCGAGTTGATCCGGGAAAAGGTGCTCCACCTGACTCGCGAGGAAATTCCACACTCGATTGCTGTCGTCATCGAAAAAATCGAACGGGAAAAAGAGCGGGAAATTGTCAATATCAATGCGACAATCGTCGTCGACCGCGACTCTCAAAAAGGAATCGTCATCGGGAAGCGGGGGGCTTTATTAAAAGAAATCGGCACAAAGGCAAGGCATGATATTGAAATGCTGCTCGGGTCAAAAGTCTTTCTGGAGTTGTGGGTGAAAGTCCAGAAAGATTGGCGGAACAAACCGGGGCAGTTGCGGGAGTTCGGCTTCAAGGAAGACGAGTACTAA
- the dnaG gene encoding DNA primase yields MTRIPEETIETVRTKTDIVDLIGEYVQLTKRGKNWFGLCPFHGESTPSFSVSEEKQLFHCFGCGASGNAITFVMDIENSPFTEAVLKLAERTGVEIDSGPAVSDRNPSTRQSDEQRQMMEAHSLAASFYSHLLLNTVEGEVALEYLEKRGFSREDIEKYGIGWALDNPEALSELLKRKAFDMKEMERAGLCIMKDDGTGYFDRFRGRIMFPLRDDNGNVVAFSGRTLTSDKQVAKYLNSPETPIFEKSRLLYNFHNARLNVRKSGKVIVFEGFMDTLSAERIGVSNSVAVMGTALSDAHIVKLKRIAKEVLVCCDGDDAGWTAAKRFADSLQAKGMNVEIALLPTNFDPDDYISQHGGQAFIEKVIGNPQSYMSFIMAFAKRSKNLTFENDMLQYIHEVLSELVSRPSPVERDLYMRQLSTETGVSMEALGQQFTKLNGRQASAAKKVQESGPPPKLENGKSLTATDRAERLLLCHLLNDGVLFDRVRDEFPELFIQDAYQVIFIRLAGFYEQHGNPDFHRFSESLEDRDLRKVVLEAAMVERDPDYKEEEIEDCIQHLVQQRIKLSIEDKLNESKTAEKLKDHGRALELAREIIQLRKSLSAHGRIPVD; encoded by the coding sequence ATGACTAGAATCCCAGAAGAAACGATTGAGACGGTTCGGACAAAGACTGATATCGTAGACTTGATCGGCGAATATGTCCAACTGACCAAAAGAGGGAAGAACTGGTTTGGTCTATGTCCATTCCATGGAGAGAGCACACCATCATTTTCCGTTTCAGAAGAGAAGCAGCTGTTCCACTGTTTCGGATGTGGAGCAAGTGGAAATGCCATCACATTCGTAATGGACATTGAAAATAGCCCATTCACCGAAGCAGTATTGAAGTTGGCCGAACGGACTGGTGTTGAGATTGATTCGGGGCCTGCTGTTTCAGACAGGAACCCTTCCACCAGACAATCGGATGAACAACGGCAGATGATGGAGGCCCATTCGTTGGCAGCTTCCTTCTATAGTCATCTATTACTGAATACGGTAGAAGGGGAAGTTGCACTTGAATATCTCGAAAAAAGAGGTTTTTCAAGGGAGGATATTGAAAAATACGGTATCGGCTGGGCGTTGGATAATCCTGAAGCGTTGTCCGAACTGCTAAAACGAAAAGCCTTTGACATGAAAGAGATGGAACGTGCCGGGCTGTGTATTATGAAAGACGATGGGACAGGCTATTTTGACAGGTTTAGAGGACGTATCATGTTCCCGCTTCGTGACGATAATGGAAATGTTGTCGCTTTTTCGGGAAGGACACTTACATCTGACAAACAAGTCGCGAAATACCTCAATAGCCCCGAAACCCCTATCTTCGAAAAGAGCAGATTATTGTACAATTTTCACAATGCACGTCTTAATGTTCGGAAATCGGGTAAAGTAATAGTATTTGAAGGATTTATGGATACTTTATCCGCTGAACGGATTGGCGTTTCCAACAGTGTGGCTGTCATGGGAACGGCATTGTCCGATGCCCATATCGTCAAATTGAAAAGGATAGCAAAAGAGGTCCTTGTCTGCTGTGATGGGGACGATGCGGGCTGGACTGCAGCGAAACGGTTTGCCGATAGTTTACAGGCAAAAGGGATGAATGTCGAAATTGCATTGCTTCCAACAAATTTTGATCCGGATGATTATATTTCACAGCATGGCGGGCAAGCATTCATTGAAAAGGTGATTGGCAATCCGCAATCGTATATGTCTTTTATCATGGCCTTCGCAAAAAGGTCGAAGAATCTCACCTTTGAGAATGACATGCTTCAATATATTCACGAAGTTCTGAGCGAACTTGTGAGTCGGCCATCTCCTGTGGAACGGGATCTCTATATGAGACAGCTGTCGACAGAGACCGGTGTTTCCATGGAGGCGCTCGGCCAGCAGTTCACAAAGTTGAACGGAAGACAGGCTAGTGCAGCCAAAAAAGTTCAGGAGTCCGGCCCTCCGCCAAAGTTGGAAAATGGCAAAAGCCTGACGGCCACTGATCGGGCGGAACGCTTATTGCTTTGTCATCTTCTGAATGACGGAGTCTTATTTGACCGGGTCCGGGATGAATTTCCCGAGCTGTTCATCCAAGATGCCTATCAAGTGATTTTCATCCGATTGGCCGGATTTTATGAACAACACGGAAACCCTGATTTCCACAGATTCTCTGAATCATTGGAAGACCGTGACTTGCGGAAGGTCGTCTTGGAAGCGGCGATGGTGGAAAGGGATCCGGATTATAAAGAAGAAGAAATCGAGGACTGCATACAGCATTTGGTCCAACAGCGTATCAAGCTCTCGATTGAAGATAAATTAAATGAATCTAAAACAGCTGAAAAATTAAAGGATCATGGCCGGGCACTTGAGTTGGCCAGAGAAATCATTCAGCTCCGGAAATCATTATCGGCACATGGCCGGATTCCGGTGGACTAA
- the recO gene encoding DNA repair protein RecO, producing the protein MLNKWEGIVLRSIPYGESNKIVTVFTREAGKLTAMARGAKKPASRLAGITQPFMECSFLIRTGRGMGTLEQGEPINSMRFIREDLEATAYASYIVELIDRLTEDQEKVAGVYGLLSEALHAINEQYDPEAISLFVEWKMLPVAGIHPVLHQCANCGATEGEFAFSFQQIGFLCHRCFAVDRYLIRLTPTQLRLIRTFYTVPINRLGNLTLKKPTKQFMKKIVRTIYDEQVGIRLKSRAFLDQLESTPELLPKKEEPEETGE; encoded by the coding sequence TTGTTGAATAAATGGGAAGGCATCGTCCTTCGCAGCATTCCGTACGGCGAATCGAACAAGATCGTGACCGTATTCACCCGGGAGGCGGGGAAGCTGACTGCGATGGCCAGAGGGGCGAAAAAGCCCGCCAGCCGTCTCGCGGGAATTACTCAGCCATTCATGGAGTGCTCATTTCTCATCCGGACGGGCAGGGGAATGGGCACCTTGGAGCAAGGGGAGCCGATCAACTCGATGCGCTTCATCCGGGAGGACTTGGAAGCGACGGCTTATGCGAGTTATATCGTTGAGCTGATCGACCGGTTGACGGAGGACCAGGAGAAGGTGGCAGGAGTCTATGGCTTGCTGTCGGAGGCGCTCCACGCCATCAATGAACAATACGATCCGGAAGCCATCTCCCTCTTTGTTGAATGGAAGATGCTTCCCGTGGCAGGAATCCACCCGGTTTTGCATCAATGCGCCAATTGCGGGGCGACGGAAGGGGAATTTGCGTTTTCCTTCCAGCAAATCGGCTTTCTATGCCATCGCTGCTTCGCTGTCGATCGCTATTTGATCCGTTTGACACCGACACAATTGCGATTGATCCGAACCTTTTACACCGTGCCGATCAACCGGTTAGGGAATCTGACGTTGAAGAAACCGACAAAGCAATTCATGAAAAAGATTGTCCGCACCATTTATGATGAACAAGTGGGCATCCGGCTCAAATCGAGGGCGTTTTTGGATCAGCTCGAGTCGACGCCGGAGTTGTTGCCGAAAAAGGAAGAACCGGAGGAAACAGGCGAGTAG